The following coding sequences lie in one Rutidosis leptorrhynchoides isolate AG116_Rl617_1_P2 chromosome 4, CSIRO_AGI_Rlap_v1, whole genome shotgun sequence genomic window:
- the LOC139839685 gene encoding probable NOT transcription complex subunit VIP2 isoform X1: MSGILNSGVNGSTTTFPDATGRAFTAAFSSQLGSSAGEMNHNDAIGLRSINGNFSIPSMPGAYTSRNSGLNGHLNGVQPSPGSISNGRYSVNSLPGTLSQQSAASSLGLSGITNNGGSGIAQGLGNREQLISSMAMGNIINGGSIGRSLSSGGLNMPGVASRLNLTAPQMASLFGNSYSNAGGPLSQNHYQAGSNHLSSMALLTELNRDHSFDMNDFPQLSGHLSSAGGSQRQLGALARRQNVGFMQQNQEFSIQNEDFPALPGYKGGNEFPVNMHQKEQLRDNAVSVMQSQQHLPVGRSNVFSLGGGGYSSHQQQQQHAPINNGASYLSTNTQDLHFHGSEARNSGMLATGSRPVNLSNTVPGGSSYDQLLQQYQHFQKQSQIRLASPFRDQEFNSTQASQSVADRFGLLGLLNVIRMNNPDLTPLALGIDLMTLGLNLNSPDNLYKKFSSPWSDESSKGEPHYAIPECFNTKQPSPLNQDSFSRFPPESLFYIFYSMPKDEAQLFAANELHNRGWFYHRELHLWFSRAPNMELLVKTSSYERGCYYCFDPNTWETVRKDNFVIQYEMVEDRPVVPRR; this comes from the exons ATGTCCGGAATACTTAAT TCAGGTGTAAATGGGTCAACGACAACTTTTCCAGACGCTACTGGAAGAGCTTTTACTGCAGCATTTTCATCTCAGTTAGGTTCCTCAGCTGGTGAAATGAACCACAATGATGCAATAG GGTTGCGAAGTATAAATGGCAACTTCAGCATTCCCAGCATGCCTGGGGCATACACATCAAGAAATTCGGGATTAAATGGTCATTTGAATGGCGTACAACCATCCCCAGGAAGTATATCCAATGGGCGGTATTCTGTAAATAGTCTTCCCGGTACACTTTCTCAG CAATCTGCTGCCAGCTCACTCGGGCTTTCAGGGATTACAAACAATGGAG GGTCAGGTATAGCTCAAGGTTTAGGGAACAGAGAACAACTGATAAGCTCAATGGCGATGGGAAACATTATTAATGGTGGAAGCATTGGGAGAAGTTTAAGTTCTGGTGGACTGAATATGCCAGGGGTTGCTAGTCGCTTAAATCTAACTG CACCCCAGATGGCATCTCTTTTTGGAAACTCTTACTCTAATGCTGGAGGGCCACTTTCACAAAATCATTATCAAGCAGGGAGTAATCATCTAAGTTCAATGGCTTTGTTAACTGAGCTGAATCGTGACCATTCGTTTGATATGAATGATTTCCCACAGCTAAGTGGGCATCTCAGTTCTGCTGGTGGTTCTCAAAGACAACTAG GGGCTTTGGCGCGTCGGCAAAATGTGGGTTTTATGCAACAAAACCAAGAATTTAGCATTCAAAACGAAGATTTTCCTGCTCTACCTGGATATAAAG GTGGTAATGAGTTTCCAGTTAATATGCACCAAAAGGAACAGCTCCGTGACAATGCGGTTTCTGTTATGCAATCCCAACAACATTTGCCT GTGGGAAGATCAAATGTGTTCAGCTTGGGAGGTGGTGGATATTCATCAcatcagcaacaacaacaacatgctCCAATCAACAATGGTGCCTCGTACCTCTCTACAAACACTCAAGATCTTCATTTTCATGGTTCTGAG GCAAGAAACTCGGGGATGCTTGCAACTGGATCAAGGCCTGTAAACTTGTCAAACACAGTGCCAGGTGGATCATCGTATGATCAACTCTTGCAGCAGTATCAACACTTTCAAAAACAGTCACAAATACGCCTTGCGAGCCCATTTAGGGACCAGGAATTTAATTCCACCCAAGCAAGTCAATCTGTTGCAGACAGATTTGGATTACTGGGTTTATTGAATGTCATAAGGATGAACAATCCTGATTTGACCCCTCTTGCTCTGGGTATTGATCTGATGACACTGGGTCTAAACTTGAATTCACCTGACAATCTGTATAAGAAGTTTTCATCACCATGGTCTGACGAATCTTCGAAGGGAGAGCCCCATTATGCCATTCCTGAATGTTTTAATACCAAGCAACCATCACCCTTGAAT CAAGATAGTTTCTCAAGATTTCCTCCAGAgagtctgttttatattttctataG CATGCCGAAGGACGAGGCTCAGTTGTTTGCCGCAAATGAACT GCACAATAGAGGATGGTTTTACCATCGAGAGCTGCATCTATGGTTCTCAAGGGCTCCAAATATGGAACTGCTAGTCAAGACAAGTTCTTATGAGAGAGGTTGTTACTACTGTTTCGACCCTAACACCTGGGAAACTGTTCGAAAG GACAACTTTGTTATTCAATATGAAATGGTGGAAGACCGACCAGTGGTCCCCCGTCGTTAA
- the LOC139839685 gene encoding probable NOT transcription complex subunit VIP2 isoform X2, whose protein sequence is MSGILNSGVNGSTTTFPDATGRAFTAAFSSQLGSSAGEMNHNDAIGLRSINGNFSIPSMPGAYTSRNSGLNGHLNGVQPSPGSISNGRYSVNSLPGTLSQSAASSLGLSGITNNGGSGIAQGLGNREQLISSMAMGNIINGGSIGRSLSSGGLNMPGVASRLNLTAPQMASLFGNSYSNAGGPLSQNHYQAGSNHLSSMALLTELNRDHSFDMNDFPQLSGHLSSAGGSQRQLGALARRQNVGFMQQNQEFSIQNEDFPALPGYKGGNEFPVNMHQKEQLRDNAVSVMQSQQHLPVGRSNVFSLGGGGYSSHQQQQQHAPINNGASYLSTNTQDLHFHGSEARNSGMLATGSRPVNLSNTVPGGSSYDQLLQQYQHFQKQSQIRLASPFRDQEFNSTQASQSVADRFGLLGLLNVIRMNNPDLTPLALGIDLMTLGLNLNSPDNLYKKFSSPWSDESSKGEPHYAIPECFNTKQPSPLNQDSFSRFPPESLFYIFYSMPKDEAQLFAANELHNRGWFYHRELHLWFSRAPNMELLVKTSSYERGCYYCFDPNTWETVRKDNFVIQYEMVEDRPVVPRR, encoded by the exons ATGTCCGGAATACTTAAT TCAGGTGTAAATGGGTCAACGACAACTTTTCCAGACGCTACTGGAAGAGCTTTTACTGCAGCATTTTCATCTCAGTTAGGTTCCTCAGCTGGTGAAATGAACCACAATGATGCAATAG GGTTGCGAAGTATAAATGGCAACTTCAGCATTCCCAGCATGCCTGGGGCATACACATCAAGAAATTCGGGATTAAATGGTCATTTGAATGGCGTACAACCATCCCCAGGAAGTATATCCAATGGGCGGTATTCTGTAAATAGTCTTCCCGGTACACTTTCTCAG TCTGCTGCCAGCTCACTCGGGCTTTCAGGGATTACAAACAATGGAG GGTCAGGTATAGCTCAAGGTTTAGGGAACAGAGAACAACTGATAAGCTCAATGGCGATGGGAAACATTATTAATGGTGGAAGCATTGGGAGAAGTTTAAGTTCTGGTGGACTGAATATGCCAGGGGTTGCTAGTCGCTTAAATCTAACTG CACCCCAGATGGCATCTCTTTTTGGAAACTCTTACTCTAATGCTGGAGGGCCACTTTCACAAAATCATTATCAAGCAGGGAGTAATCATCTAAGTTCAATGGCTTTGTTAACTGAGCTGAATCGTGACCATTCGTTTGATATGAATGATTTCCCACAGCTAAGTGGGCATCTCAGTTCTGCTGGTGGTTCTCAAAGACAACTAG GGGCTTTGGCGCGTCGGCAAAATGTGGGTTTTATGCAACAAAACCAAGAATTTAGCATTCAAAACGAAGATTTTCCTGCTCTACCTGGATATAAAG GTGGTAATGAGTTTCCAGTTAATATGCACCAAAAGGAACAGCTCCGTGACAATGCGGTTTCTGTTATGCAATCCCAACAACATTTGCCT GTGGGAAGATCAAATGTGTTCAGCTTGGGAGGTGGTGGATATTCATCAcatcagcaacaacaacaacatgctCCAATCAACAATGGTGCCTCGTACCTCTCTACAAACACTCAAGATCTTCATTTTCATGGTTCTGAG GCAAGAAACTCGGGGATGCTTGCAACTGGATCAAGGCCTGTAAACTTGTCAAACACAGTGCCAGGTGGATCATCGTATGATCAACTCTTGCAGCAGTATCAACACTTTCAAAAACAGTCACAAATACGCCTTGCGAGCCCATTTAGGGACCAGGAATTTAATTCCACCCAAGCAAGTCAATCTGTTGCAGACAGATTTGGATTACTGGGTTTATTGAATGTCATAAGGATGAACAATCCTGATTTGACCCCTCTTGCTCTGGGTATTGATCTGATGACACTGGGTCTAAACTTGAATTCACCTGACAATCTGTATAAGAAGTTTTCATCACCATGGTCTGACGAATCTTCGAAGGGAGAGCCCCATTATGCCATTCCTGAATGTTTTAATACCAAGCAACCATCACCCTTGAAT CAAGATAGTTTCTCAAGATTTCCTCCAGAgagtctgttttatattttctataG CATGCCGAAGGACGAGGCTCAGTTGTTTGCCGCAAATGAACT GCACAATAGAGGATGGTTTTACCATCGAGAGCTGCATCTATGGTTCTCAAGGGCTCCAAATATGGAACTGCTAGTCAAGACAAGTTCTTATGAGAGAGGTTGTTACTACTGTTTCGACCCTAACACCTGGGAAACTGTTCGAAAG GACAACTTTGTTATTCAATATGAAATGGTGGAAGACCGACCAGTGGTCCCCCGTCGTTAA